The DNA segment CTCTAGCACATCCTATGTTTTTAGTGTCCCTCCACACTATTTGTGTGTAGTGGCCACACTCGTCCCCGACGCATCGATTCAAATGATGGTTGTAGAACTTTTTCTCGGTCGCCCAGAACTTCACTGCTTCTACCGCCGTCATCTCGTCATACCCCTCGGCGAGGTTTTCGCCATAGGGACCATTGGAGTGTTGCATCTCACAAGTATCGATCTTACTATCGGCGTAATTCTGGGCATAGGCGGCTAGGGTGTCGTCCCAGGAGACTGGGCCGACACCGACCGCTGCTCGAACGATGTTGTGGGTATCGACGAAGTCTTGGGGGGAGTTTTGGGCCTTGGAGATGGTAGCTAGGAAGAAAGATACCAAACACATGGTAGAGAGAATAATGGTGGGGGAAGCCATTTTCAAGGGGGTTTTGGAAGAGTTAGAAGGAGAATATTCTTTTGTATTTGGTGGTGGTGATTTGGTGTATGCTAAAGGGGTATTTATAGAGAAGGTGTGGAGAAAGGAAGGGATGGTGGGTTAGTGGTTTGCATTTGTAGTTGGGGAATtgtttagagagaaaagaaaagaagatgagACAAAATAAAAGAGAGGGTAATTTTCTATTGTTTGTTGCATCTTTTTCCATTCAAATAATGGCACATTATGTAGATATGGGCCAAGCACATGTGTCATCTGACTTGCTTTTGTTGATAAAATTTGCCTCTTTATTTGATATAGAATTGTCCCTCCTCTCATTAATACTTgtctgttttttcttttcttggcCATCAAAATTCCAAGTTTTTATGAAATACTAGCCCATAACCTATGCTTGCACATAAGTactttatagttttattttaacacattgaaaaaaattaaacagattctaactaatgaaatattattttatatagttttacaGTGGTaactatttaaataaaaagataaaaaaaatatttataagattaaAAGAGTATGACTATACGTTTTTCAAAAGtatctcatattattaaatAGTTCTATGTTTCTTATCTATGGTCAAAAGAAAGGATACACCCCTTTATTATATAACTACTTTGTCCAAAATAATAGTAACTCGGATAAAGAACTCACCGTCCATTCAAACATATCTCGACTTATctataatctaaattaatacACGAAATGATACAACACTTCGATCCGAATAGTTGTAATGGACAAAAGATGTGACtgtaaattcaaatatatctcaACTATTAGATTGTTTGTTTTATGTACATGCTCTAtgtaacaaataacaaaatgggaaaaaaaaccaAAGGACAAAatgggaattaaaaaaaatctcttccCAATGCTTAAATTTAAGTAAATCGTagattttgtaataattatatttagGTTATTCCAATCTTTGATGGTTAATAGAGATGAGATTttcaaatcttaaaaaaaaattattaaaaaattttcatttttttttaaaaaaatagagatgTGATTTTCCATGCAATAACAAATCATTGGACAATaattaatacaatattttatttgtattttaaatAACATATGGGCATACATCACTTGTTAAGTTCACATGAATTTCTTTTGGTTTCTTTAGGGGGAAAAAAAGTTCACATGTGTAGTTTATAAGAGGATGTTATTGAAGAAAAGAACCTCACCCTTTCATTTGGGAAAAGACAGACTCCCTTGAACATTACTCAAAAACTCACCCATCATTTTTTAACGAGAagataaccaaaaaaaaaaaaaggaaaaaaatatcaatctaAGTTATTTTTGTTGATGTGtttatttgttgagttttagAGACTTCAATTTTATAGTTTTGTGGATTTAAAGGGAAATACCTTAAATTTATGACTAGTGATTTATAGAAGACATGTAAatctttaatttctaaattgacAAAGAAGTTTTTCATCTTTGAATGTATTacgaaaaaaaataacttaaatttaATGGCAtgtgaaatttttaatttacattcaaattaaatatgcCTCATTATATAAGTTTCGTACCTTAGAGGAAACTTTAACTAACTTAGCTACGAAATTTGTTGAATATAGTTTTAGTCGGGTCTagcgtcttttttttttctagaatttTTCGGTTATATTAATAATCAACAATCCATGATACGAAGATGACTTTATCGgcatattaaatattgaatactAAATAAGACTCTCTTAAAAGGCAAGACTCCATTTAAAAGCGATATGGTTCTTAACTTATGGTTTTGAAATTCTAACttactttattgaataagtgTTTAaaatcttagtcaaattcttaattaaaaaaatttgaaaatcatctGAAACTTCAAAAGCATTGTTAGAGGatagatggaaaaaaaaataaaaacacttaaGTAATAGTAGtaattatacgtttaattttaacaacaaaaaataaaaaatcgaatgattataaaaaaaaaattagaaaaatataaaaacaaacgCTTCTTCCCTCTATAACAAAAAATAGGGGAAAATAATCAAAAGAGATGGTTCGtagaaaaaaatttgataatTCAAAATCAGAAAACCTCATGGAGAAAAAACAACACGAAGAAAAATGTTATCAAtataaaaaagtatttatagtacTCTAACAACCAATTTGGAAACCATAAATTAGTAGACCTATATGAACCTCTCAAAATACATACCTtctatttggtaattatttcaatttttgttttggtttttgaaatttaaatttatttcctcTACTTTCTTACGATGATTGCTACATTTTTTAAGTATATAGttagaattcttagtcaaattccaaattccaaaaaataaaattttagaagatatatttttttttttttcaaatttttgtttagttttataaatcattggtaaaaagaagataatgaaaaaagaaatttgaaggtcaAGTattgtctataggcttaattttcaaaaacaaaaaacataaaacaaaaaaccaagaCCTCGTttcataatcattttattttttgtttctgttttttaaaattaagtctataaacactatttcaacctccaaatttctttatttcttatctactttttaccaattgtttaaaaaaccaagctaaattttgagaattaaaaaatgtggctttcaaaaagttatttttgtttttggaatttaactaagaattcaaccattgtaattaagaacgatgcaaatcattataagaaatgtgtctgaagtagatttaattttcaaaaacagaaacgaaaaaccaaatgattatcaaaggGAGCCcaaattgttatcaaatgagggctttttttaattattttttattgtttatgttcaattatTTTATAGTGGGGATCGATTTATAGATTTTTGAAATGGTAATGGATACAATTATCACTAAACTATACTCAAATTAGCAAACAACCTCAAAACCATTAGTTTACTAATCCAAAGTCGTTTTTTTCGAAGATCGAAccattaactttttaaaatagtaGTACATTATCTATTTGAGTATGTTTAAATCAACAAGCAAAgtggttttctaattaattaatgaaagaaCAAATGCACACTCCCATAAGTTTCTGCATAAAAAGAgcaattaattatctaattgaGTAATTTAATAAAGTGGGGAATTGTTCATCGAACAAagcatttaaaaataatgaaagaagaaagatgTAGCATGGGGTTGGCGTCATAGGTTCACATGTCTCATAAACTGACAAAGCCTAAACTAAACGGTTGAATAACATACATCAATttctctattattattattaggggaattttaaaaatatttatacaaacagcaaaatttaattataattataataaatattgttatcaatgtctatcacaaatagacgttgatagaagtctatcaatgatagaaactaatacaagtctatcattgatagacccTCAGAAAAgtttatcagtatctatcaatgataggaattgatagaaatttatcattgatactatcggtgatagaaactgatacaagtctatgATTGATAGAgtttgatagaagtctatcaatgtctaccAACGTGTcttttgctatttctataaatagtttgacattttttctagtaaaattatttcaaatgataaaactattgaaattattttaaatgataaaactatttactagtaaaattttgtaattatcaatgatagacgctgatagacactgatagacttctatcagtgtctatcaatatcactgatagatattaattgaagtctattagtgtctatcattgatagttctaaaattttgtcatatttggtagatattttgatttattttttctacATTTAAAAACATCTCTTTTTTCTATAGGTGAAAATCTttgtttcattattattattattgtcattATCATTATCAGCAGTTTTGGTGAGAAGCAATTCATGGTGTTAATTTAATAGTACTTTGTACATGTGACTCCCAATCACATTCATAATCTTGTCTTGTTATTTTAGAATATTCGTATTTGACATTGCTTAACTTGTACGTTTTGGTTTTTGTGCCGATTTGTCTCCTTAATTTTGCTCATATCAATTCAACTTGGAAAGCTCTTGTTTGCATATATACAATTTCAAATGAATGTTGTTGCTGCTAGTCTAAGCTTGGCTAACCCTATTTATGGGAGTGATTTTCGCATAATTGATGTTTGGCATGAAATAGAattgaattttagaaaaatctaaaagtattttaaattgaattttgaagagTTAGTTGGTaggtcatttttctttattgaagTGATTGTCCGAGAATCAGTTCAAAAAAATGGTgttatagtttaattttattaaaatattgatgGTTAGCTATTCatgaagttttttttctttagttttgtTTAAATCATTGACCAAAAGATGATAGACGTTGGCTGTCACTAACGACTTACTTAATATGTTTAGTTTAAGTATTTGTAATGATATAAACAACTTGATTTAGtgaaacttattattttaaCTTTCTTTTGAAGCTTATTATACACATTTTTCTTACCCAATATATCAATCATGcaaataaaagttttaaaacatgcataaaaagtagataacaaaacaaagaaaccaattggtggaagtagtgttcataaatttaattttcaaaaacaaaaaatcaaatgtaaaacaaaacatatatCGATCATGCAAATAAAAGTTCGGAGTAGTgtttgtaggcttaattttttaaaactaaaaattaaaaactaaaacctcgtttgataaccatttggttatttaaaattaatattataatcaCTGTTTCCAattgttgatttatttatttcgttatctactttttaggggtctttttagaaaaaccaagctataatttaacaataaaaaatagtttCATAAAGGGCTCCTTgcatataaagaaaaatgttgcTAAAATATTGCGAAAACAACAAAACTAAATCTaattagagggaaaaaaaaacgtTGAAGGGTATAAATTTCCAACTttattgatagacagtgataaacttttatcaatttctatcagaTCATGTCCATTACTGATTttatttctatcattgatagatagtgGTAAAAGTCTATAaacttatttgatattttatttgtttgaggTTTGTGTTTAGTGATAAACTTATTCTTTGTCTTTACATGTAGCCACGTTGATAATTTGAGGCTCACTGTTTCAAATTATTGATTTGTTTATTCTTTTATCTGCTTTTTGGGAGTCATTTTAGAAAAACCAAGCtataatttaacaataaaaaatagtttCATAAAGGGTTCCTTTCATATAAAGCAAAATGAGGTTAAAATATTgcaaaaataacaaaacttaTATGTAATTAGAGGGCACAAAAAAACGCTAAAGGGTACAAATTTCCGACTTTAATGATAAAcagtgataaacttctatcaatgtctattagatCATGTCCATTAGTGATTctatttctatcattgatagatattgataaaaatctataaacttatttgatattttatttatttgaggtttgtgtttaGTGATAAACTTATTGTTTGTCTATACATGTAGCCATGTTGATAATTTGAGGTCAAGGAGACAAACAAAATCTATAGTACTTTGATCGACCGTAATAGAAGTATATACAAACACCACAGATACTGTAACACCCCGCATTTTCTAAGGAAGTCAATTTCACTAACTTGacatttaattttagatttcatATTGGTTAAATAATTTGGATTAAATTAGATTAGACCTTGATAGAAATATATAGCAGTGTGTCACTAATAGAATTACAAATATATGATtgataaaccatttttattGATAGACGCAGATAGACTTTGATATATACTATATGATTGTTTATTTCTGATAGACTCTTATGGATGtatatagaagtctatcattgattttctttgttatttcaACTATATCAACTACtatcatttataaaattgaagtaACAAATAAAACTCTATCAACAATGGACGTGATAAAATGAAGAAGTATATTAGTGATTGgcttctatcactatctatcagtgatagacttttattattGATTATATTTCTATCACTGCATGAAATGATAGACATcttagaagtctatcattggtATACTTATTTAATACTTTATTTGTTTTAGGTTTGTGTTAGTGATAAATTGGTAGTTCTTTACATACAACCACCTTGATAGTTTAATGCTAAAGAGacaactaaacttataatttgctGATAGACTATGATAGAAGTATATAAAAATACTAATGATAGAATTATAAGTATATGTCATTGACATATTATGATAATCAAATAATGTCAATCTATCAAGATCTATCaggatttcatttttttttcttttaatttgtagATCATATAAAGTTTAGTTTGTGATTCAATGATCTTTTATTTGTATCTTCGCATAGCatcttttcttttagtttaatCTTGTTATATTactaatagacaatgataaaagTCTACTACttatagatagtgatagaaatctattattagtatatttattattgataaactatAATAGAGGCATATAGAAGTCTATCCATATGTTGATAcaccctatatatatatatatatatgtatgtatgtatttatgtatatatgtatgtatgtatgtatttatgtatatatgtatgtatgtatgtatgtatgtatgaatCCCTTCTCAAGTTGTAGTCGAACAATTAAACAGGATCCAGAGAACAAAGTTCCACATTCCTAACAATTAAATGGAATCGCTACTCAAGATCTACAGTAGCAACGAAGTTCCACAATACTAAGGATTAACACAGTTGTGGTTTATGAAAAACACCTAAGATAAACGACACAATAATTCTTCAAAGGGACCAAccttaaaattgaacaaaaccacaatatatatatatatataaagagagagagagagaaattatttcaaatggtaaaattattgaaaatatttacaagatatagtaaAAGTTTAGAACTAtcgctgatagacactgataaacttctattagtgtctatcactgataaacactgatacaatctatcagtgtctatcagtgatagacaccaatagaagtctatcagtgtctatcagtgatagacaccaatagaattctatcagtatctatcaacatctatcattgatagttctaaaactTTGCTAAAttctgtaaatattttgatttatttttctatatttgaaaataggccatatacatatatagatatgtatgtatgtatgtatgtatgtatatatatatatatatgggtagTTTTGAGAAAAACTTGAAAGAAAGAATAAATCTTCTCTGTAGAGAAAAAACAGTAGACCACAAAATCTACACAATTCTGTTGCCAGATAAAGAAAAACATCTTCCGCaaaatttgttttctttcacTTTACAATGGCATTTCCACTATCATAGCATGTTGCAAAACACGTCTCAGATGATAGGAAGGCACACCAATAAATAGGCACTACACATATCAACATGTAAGAAATCAATCTCAAGGTAGAACTAGTATGACACAAAACATGTTACAGAAACGTATATTGTTAAAGTTTTGCATAACAATCTCCTCGTTTggttatttttaagaaaaaaacaaaccaTACAATAAACCATGACAATAAAAAGCAAACTATACAAGAACAACAACaaacacaaaccaataaataaagATATCAAACAAGATTTGATAAGAAACTGTAGTACTAGCATGCTAAACTAAACTCATTCTTCTCCTTTTGTTTGGCCTACAAAATAGCCAATGTCGAAAACTATAGATACTAGGGGAGGgaaaataaacaacaaaccaaGTTAACAAAAGTAAGCAAGCAACTAACAACtggtaaaaaaaatcaagatgcCTCGTTACCTCTTACCCATCAGCCGAAAAATCAATTAAGTCATCATAATATGTATCATAAGACAAGCCTAGAGCATGTATGATATACTAGTAACACTAGAGAAGGATGAATAGGGTTGTctaccaattttaattttaaaattctaaatatgacaactaaactaattttaaattaagataattaaatAGCATCAAACAACAAATTCATGTTAGTAACATATTGATAACattgaaaatgtgttatcttgTTTTGCTTAATTTGGGATTTTGCTAGGATTTTACATGTCTATTTGGTTGTTTTATAGGTTTTGGGCACATTAAAGGAAGAATCAGGCGTTAGTGACAAAATTGAGCTAAAGCAAAGCCATGTTGCACCAATCGGGAAggaaaaagtgaagaatttccTTTTTGACCTTGCCTTCACAGTGTCGCGGTGCTCTATAGCAACATTTTGGCACTATAAAGGAAAAATGCCCCTTATTCGAGAAGAACACACAACATCGCGACACTATATTAGAGCACCACAACTCTCTGAAGTATGGATGCGCACGAATGTCCATCAGCATCGCGGTGCCATCTCGATTTTATAAACAGTTATTTTCGCTACCTAGGTCAGACATCTCGAATTCCAACCTTAGTTCTACCGATTCGCTCCACTTTTTTCATACATTTTGGTCAATACATATATCCAACAATATCCCCATTGATCAACATGTCAATTATGGGCTAACGTAATCGTTTTCTAGCTTGGGTTTATAATTTTTCCTTACTTTGATGTATTTGTGAGTTTTCAAACCGAATTACTGTATCTGCTGGTTTCAACTTtgtgtttaataaattattatcatATTGTCGTACGTTCGTGGATTTGTGGTTGTCActttgatttaatatataattcgTACCACTTGATTGTATGTTGATCCGTAGGAAGCATTAGGTTAGGTTGAATTACAAATCGATTAAGATTGATATTGATCCAACCAACTTAGAATTGAACTAAACGAATGTTTAACTAGGTGCTTGAAAGTTAAATATTCCACCTAACATTTCCTAGGTCTTAACGTAAATAGGAAAATTTGAATATGCATgcttttcatcttttttatctAGACTAATTAGTTGATTACGACAATTTAATTAGCTTACCTAATTAAATTGGATAGGTGTAAGCaatcatttaattttggtaataagaatttaatgaataaatattttaaatatggaTAATTCCATACAACGCAAGCTTGACATTTTTCTCACCGCTATCACAACTATGTTCTTTAGTTTTAGACTATCTAGATTTCCTTGCAtcaaatcaatttcaataacTCCCCTATCGGTTACCCTTGGGTGTAGACTATTTAACTGAGAAATTCGGGAGCTCGTTATGATCGACCCGAGCTACCATTACTTGATATTTCGtggaaatgatttaaaattatttggtcTAGATCTAGGCGAAAAAATATGTTCGACCAAACTAGCACCATTATTGGGGAGCCAATAAATTTCACTTTTGAAGGGTTTTTAGTACTTTATttgccattttttttctttctttgtatgACCCGATCTTTCCAGAATCAAAATTCTTTATTATACTTTGCAGAGCTAGAATGGGAGGAAAGATGACATAGGAGAGAAACTAGAGAACGGAGAGTAAGAGAAGAACAAATCCATGCAGAAGGCTTGTTGGAAGAAGAGCATTCAAAAGAAGAGGAAGGAACGATGGCCCAGCTTGAGCAAGAGCTTACATTAAGGGACCTTGTTGCCCCTAATGTTGACCAACACCCCCTCTACACTACATATTCTGAGACTACAAGTAACTTTAAGCTTAAGTCTGGATTGATTTAGATATTACTTGTTTTTTATGGTTTGGCAGGAAAGGACTCACACAAGCACGTCCATGGTATTACAGAGGAGCAAATGAATCAAAAGGCTTTCCTATTCTCCCTCAAAGACGACGCAAAAATATTGGGTTTATCATCTTCCTATTGGATCAGTGACCTCCTAGGGTTAGATGATAAAGCAGTCCCTAAAAAAATTCTTTCCTGCCTCAAGAGCTGCAACAATAAGAAATGTGATTGATGGCATCACCCAATTTGGAGGGAAGACCCTATACGAGTATTTGGGAGCACTTCAAACCCATTTGTTGCAGTTTTTCACATGATCGGATCTCTAATGCACTCATGATACAGTATTTCTATAAAGGGCCTTAGTTAATAAGACCCTTTCAGATGCCAATACACTCATCTCCACCATGACAGCCAATGCCTAGTAGTTTGGGACTGGATATCTGAAGGATCTAATTAAAGAGAAACTTGAGCGGAAGTGGGATTgtcccaattttcattttcttgagAAAGTAATTTTTACAGAAAGCaaagaacaaattatgcatatacataaattatagcatccataattaaaaggaaacttagagtttcagaaacccttacctttgaagaccttctcCAAGAATTCCTCAATCAAGAAACAGACACTACCATGAAGGAgaccttagtattctcaagtagagaacctaggagtggtgggctttgaTTATTTCGGAATGAGAGAATGATTGAGAGTAGAGAACAGGATGAGGAATTGTGGTTGACCTCTAAGAACAACTCTCATAGAACGTTTCTTGTCTTTATATTCTGTCACAATTGATCAAGGAGACTCTCCCCTATCCAAAAACAAATAACATCAACCATCCACTTATATGAGTGGAGAGAACAATgaggggagggggggggggcataactccctccctcatttaaattaaaaaaccaattaatatatattatatattaaattatatgttacgTCAAATATAACATGtaatctatagtttcttttctctttcttatgacatttaatataaatcacatttatatgaaatttaacaattatgattccaattcatataattaatatttgaatcttattcaaatatttattttctctcacaaatgttataatgtatcaaatacattataataaatatatcatatacaatgaaaataacataactatatcatatataattaaatacctctattaatttgaaaattttaaattaatctaaaatcttattctcatttaattctattgagctaccaaggggacctcatggacctgtagcttttAAGCTCCAATGGTGcctgaataattaatcaaactctttaattaaattgttcacCATATGTTAATTgtcaggtactccactaaagaccgacagctgcattctttacaccacagatatatttctatgtccattggatataaccaatcaacagtacgatgacccttctcaaattgctcataagtgcaactgagccaaaattaccattttgcccctgtagttacatctaactccttaagtaccattaatccctctaataaacaatagatcatagtccaactatgactaaacccctcttgggccaagagagggcgtggtgctacattgttcaagccccgaattCGGCCTTtaaaagagcaatttatctacttatctcgacctcgaggaaggagtgaatttcttcttgtgtagctatgttcctagctctccaatcagacgaatcttcaaaatggtaggcttattgaatcagcgatctgaccactctcactcatacaagtcaaaggaccgccctcatatgCAGGAGTTCACACTTCATTCAGGATTTAGGTCTTGTTACTTAttgtcattctggtgaaatgtaagtctctattatgaatgacgttatataatgagactaaatatttcgtgatccggtcttatacaaactcctttgtatagaatatctccactcacttgtctacacatgaatgatcaggatcatatcatttgtagcactttaaaacaattgtaacacctacaaagtgagccatacTCATaacgtcaccaggataaggtacccaaccttatccatctactatagaccatttaggttataacttaaacatgatccacccgtatgtctctacatacatgattaagctacaagataaccttggatgtcagtttattggtttatgcttaatgcaactaaaatatgaaataaaagatcatatattttattaaataaacaatgagttttttcaaaaaaaatatttacaaattgtaggaccctacaagatttagggcatcaaccccaacaatctcccacttgacctaaagctagtgaagTGTACAATAtagtaaaaatacaa comes from the Benincasa hispida cultivar B227 chromosome 5, ASM972705v1, whole genome shotgun sequence genome and includes:
- the LOC120078291 gene encoding basic form of pathogenesis-related protein 1-like, which produces MASPTIILSTMCLVSFFLATISKAQNSPQDFVDTHNIVRAAVGVGPVSWDDTLAAYAQNYADSKIDTCEMQHSNGPYGENLAEGYDEMTAVEAVKFWATEKKFYNHHLNRCVGDECGHYTQIVWRDTKNIGCARVKCENNWVFVICNYNPPGNYIGQHPY